One window from the genome of Alkalihalobacillus sp. LMS6 encodes:
- a CDS encoding GNAT family N-acetyltransferase yields MIYQTTLDGISAEMLTGFFQDWGHKHPTPEKHRTLLEKSSYIVLAIDEKKNRVVGYTTAISDGVLAAYIPFLEVLPAYKNKGIGKSLVSQMLDQLSDHYMVDLCCDDDLVGYYEQFQMTRSNGMIVRHYSNQSGI; encoded by the coding sequence ATGATTTATCAAACTACGCTAGACGGTATATCAGCAGAGATGTTAACAGGCTTTTTTCAGGATTGGGGGCACAAACACCCTACACCCGAAAAACATAGGACGCTTCTAGAAAAAAGTAGCTATATCGTTCTAGCGATAGACGAAAAGAAGAATCGTGTAGTTGGGTATACGACAGCGATCAGCGATGGCGTCCTTGCCGCCTACATCCCGTTTTTAGAAGTGCTGCCAGCATATAAGAACAAGGGGATTGGCAAGAGTTTAGTCTCGCAGATGCTGGATCAATTAAGCGATCACTATATGGTCGATTTATGTTGTGATGATGATTTAGTTGGTTATTACGAGCAATTTCAAATGACAAGAAGTAATGGCATGATCGTCAGGCATTACAGCAATCAATCAGGTATATAA
- a CDS encoding oxidoreductase produces MKTIVITGANSGIGYETAKHFLAEGYRVVMAVRNLDKGKAAKEALIQLHPSGHAELRELDLSKLSSVHAFSEGMLRDDVAIDILVNNAGVMMPPHEITEDGFELQFASNHLGHFALTAQLLPLLEKSEGARVVSLSSIAYRFGEINFDNLDGKKGYSAQKFYGQSKLANLLFAKELDRRLKENKYKTISTVAHPGFSATNLFQFGKGKTPWYVRSVMKFFTQPAQMGSLPTIYAATEESLNGGEFIGPDGKGERKGNPTIVTPKNGYVEEDVMKRLWEVSEQLTGVRYPFQK; encoded by the coding sequence ATGAAGACAATTGTTATCACCGGTGCAAACAGCGGCATTGGTTATGAGACAGCGAAGCACTTTCTTGCTGAAGGTTACCGTGTCGTGATGGCAGTGAGAAATTTGGATAAAGGAAAGGCTGCGAAAGAAGCATTAATACAGCTTCATCCAAGCGGACATGCTGAACTTAGGGAGCTAGATTTATCAAAGCTATCGAGTGTGCACGCGTTTAGTGAAGGAATGCTGCGAGACGATGTGGCAATTGATATCCTTGTAAATAACGCAGGGGTGATGATGCCGCCACATGAAATTACGGAAGATGGATTTGAACTACAGTTTGCGAGTAATCATCTTGGTCATTTTGCATTAACGGCACAACTTCTCCCTCTATTAGAAAAAAGCGAGGGCGCACGGGTGGTGTCTTTAAGCTCCATTGCTTATCGATTTGGTGAAATCAACTTTGATAATCTAGATGGAAAGAAAGGGTATAGCGCACAAAAATTTTACGGACAAAGTAAATTGGCGAACTTACTATTTGCGAAGGAACTCGATCGACGTTTAAAAGAAAATAAGTATAAAACGATTAGTACTGTGGCTCACCCGGGTTTTTCCGCAACGAACTTGTTCCAGTTTGGTAAAGGGAAGACACCTTGGTACGTTCGTTCCGTCATGAAATTTTTCACGCAGCCTGCTCAGATGGGGAGTCTCCCTACGATTTATGCGGCGACGGAGGAATCATTGAACGGCGGGGAATTTATTGGTCCCGATGGAAAAGGAGAGCGGAAAGGAAATCCGACCATTGTTACACCTAAGAACGGATACGTTGAAGAAGATGTGATGAAGAGACTTTGGGAGGTTTCGGAACAGTTAACCGGTGTGCGTTATCCTTTTCAAAAATAA
- a CDS encoding GNAT family N-acetyltransferase has protein sequence MYFNRKLNLDAIDDVAKKVKKEENFLFYMYVTVRKKEATFYGQYEDEELIGVLAYTDQLPFPAFSFLPINRDVVDFRSLLAFATVDLDLNAGEIGGTILTGKDKELLGQQLELTDQSINFITMRHVDKSKLISATDVERVIEIDYDACATFIKKNGMNYFLAAELETNPFCAIKQEGEFVSVGGYHFFDTQLVELGNIITSPSSRGKGYAKAVTSELVRMGLHCSPNVYLSVLAHNKAAVRLYETLGFDVFVQSYMIEFLIGKERLSLS, from the coding sequence GTGTACTTTAATCGAAAGCTTAATTTAGATGCAATTGATGATGTGGCAAAAAAGGTTAAAAAAGAGGAGAACTTCTTGTTTTACATGTATGTGACCGTCCGCAAAAAGGAAGCAACATTCTATGGTCAATATGAGGACGAAGAGCTAATAGGGGTACTTGCTTATACAGATCAACTACCTTTTCCTGCGTTTTCTTTCTTACCGATTAATAGAGATGTAGTAGATTTTCGTTCCTTACTAGCGTTTGCAACAGTTGACCTAGATCTTAATGCTGGTGAAATTGGCGGTACCATTCTAACAGGGAAAGATAAGGAGTTGCTTGGGCAACAGCTTGAATTAACGGATCAGTCAATTAATTTCATCACAATGAGGCACGTAGATAAATCAAAGCTCATTTCGGCGACGGACGTTGAGCGAGTTATAGAAATTGACTATGATGCCTGTGCAACATTTATCAAAAAGAATGGAATGAATTATTTTCTTGCTGCGGAACTAGAAACAAATCCGTTTTGTGCGATCAAGCAAGAGGGGGAATTTGTCTCTGTTGGTGGCTATCATTTCTTTGACACACAACTTGTGGAGCTTGGAAACATCATTACAAGTCCATCAAGTCGTGGAAAAGGGTACGCAAAGGCTGTTACAAGTGAACTAGTTCGAATGGGATTACATTGCTCGCCAAACGTGTATTTGTCGGTACTTGCTCATAATAAAGCAGCCGTTCGTCTCTATGAAACACTTGGGTTTGACGTGTTCGTTCAATCCTATATGATTGAGTTTCTTATAGGGAAAGAACGTTTGAGTTTATCGTGA
- a CDS encoding MFS transporter: MTDIHRGTTAFKKINAALFIGGFCTFAILWGMQSLLPEIAEEFSVSPALSSLVQSSTTLSLAITLLIIGAFAHKFDQKHLMTTSLVVSSILVIFSGFLSSFGLLIAFRILQGITLAGIPAVAMAYLANAIEGKSLGFSMGLYISGSSIGGMTGRIVSGFLTDYFSWNVAVMGVGLISLLATALFWYLLPKVEKKVVPAQKQTGMIRSFLSSFKVPGLPYLFLNGFLLSAGFVSLYNYIGFVLMDPPYYLSQTLVGFIFVVYLVGTFSSTWMGMLSDKYGKGRILKLSISILFIGGALTLHPNLWLIVLGIAIFTFGFFGAHSICSSWVSNYGNENNTQATSIYLFAYYFGGSVVGTLSGTLFYAVGWSGIVAMIAALAVLSFLSAFRVTIIKKHQQPA; the protein is encoded by the coding sequence ATGACGGACATACACCGTGGTACAACAGCATTTAAGAAGATCAATGCTGCTCTTTTTATTGGAGGCTTTTGCACGTTCGCCATTCTTTGGGGCATGCAATCATTACTTCCTGAAATTGCAGAAGAATTTAGCGTAAGCCCTGCTTTATCAAGCCTCGTTCAATCTTCAACAACGTTATCACTTGCCATTACGTTGCTTATCATTGGCGCATTTGCGCATAAATTTGACCAAAAACATTTAATGACGACTTCTCTTGTTGTTTCATCGATCCTCGTGATTTTCTCTGGCTTTTTATCCAGTTTCGGGTTGCTAATCGCTTTCCGAATTTTACAGGGTATTACATTAGCCGGTATTCCTGCTGTGGCAATGGCTTATTTAGCAAATGCCATTGAAGGCAAGAGTCTTGGATTTTCAATGGGGCTTTACATTAGCGGTAGCTCCATAGGAGGCATGACAGGAAGGATTGTTAGTGGGTTTTTAACGGATTACTTTAGTTGGAATGTAGCTGTAATGGGCGTCGGCCTTATTAGTTTGCTCGCTACCGCATTATTTTGGTACCTGCTTCCAAAAGTTGAAAAGAAAGTCGTACCTGCTCAAAAACAAACTGGCATGATTCGTTCCTTTCTCTCTTCTTTCAAAGTGCCTGGCTTACCTTATCTCTTTCTAAACGGGTTCTTGTTGAGCGCCGGGTTTGTTTCATTATATAACTATATTGGCTTTGTTCTAATGGATCCGCCCTATTATTTAAGTCAAACATTAGTCGGCTTTATCTTCGTCGTCTATTTGGTTGGAACCTTTAGCTCAACGTGGATGGGCATGCTTTCTGACAAATACGGAAAAGGAAGAATCCTCAAGCTTTCCATCAGTATTTTATTTATCGGCGGTGCGCTCACTCTTCATCCAAATTTATGGTTAATCGTCCTTGGCATTGCGATCTTTACGTTTGGATTCTTCGGGGCTCATTCCATTTGTAGTAGCTGGGTCAGCAACTATGGAAACGAGAATAATACACAAGCTACCTCTATTTACCTATTCGCCTACTATTTTGGCGGTAGTGTGGTGGGTACGCTGTCAGGAACCCTTTTTTACGCAGTCGGTTGGTCGGGCATCGTTGCCATGATTGCCGCGTTAGCCGTCTTGTCCTTCCTCTCTGCTTTTCGCGTTACAATCATAAAAAAGCACCAGCAACCGGCTTAA
- the phnC gene encoding phosphonate ABC transporter ATP-binding protein yields MSAMIEVRGLTKTYDNGVTALTGIDFTVEQGEKVVLLGHNGSGKSTLFRCVSQFEKPTQGHVYVNGADLPTLSKRTVRGYRKQMGIVFQHFNLVYNVSVLQNVLFGAMGRTATFIHVLAPFAANTLREEAMDCLEQVGLASLAGRRADALSGGQKQRVAIARMLMQRPSIILADEPIASLDPKAGKEIMSLLTRIASKKGMTMICILHQLEAALEFGDRIIALKNGKKVLDASVQKMDQRQLSWLYDVEEKEEEVS; encoded by the coding sequence ATGAGTGCGATGATTGAGGTGAGGGGTCTAACAAAAACGTACGACAACGGTGTGACAGCACTGACAGGAATTGATTTTACTGTTGAACAAGGAGAAAAAGTCGTCCTTCTTGGGCATAATGGATCGGGAAAATCAACGTTATTCCGCTGCGTAAGTCAATTTGAAAAACCAACTCAAGGACATGTGTATGTGAACGGTGCAGACTTGCCAACGTTGAGCAAAAGAACGGTACGAGGGTACAGAAAGCAAATGGGAATTGTGTTTCAGCATTTTAATCTTGTGTACAACGTTTCGGTCTTACAAAATGTTTTATTTGGTGCGATGGGGCGAACGGCAACGTTTATTCACGTTCTAGCTCCGTTTGCCGCCAATACTTTGAGGGAAGAAGCGATGGATTGCCTAGAACAAGTTGGACTTGCTTCTTTAGCCGGTCGTCGAGCAGATGCCTTATCTGGCGGTCAGAAACAACGTGTTGCAATCGCAAGAATGTTGATGCAGCGTCCTTCGATTATACTGGCCGATGAACCGATCGCAAGCCTTGACCCAAAAGCAGGAAAAGAAATCATGAGTCTGCTTACGAGGATTGCCTCAAAAAAAGGAATGACGATGATTTGTATTCTGCATCAGCTTGAGGCTGCTCTAGAGTTTGGTGACCGAATTATTGCATTGAAAAATGGAAAGAAAGTGCTAGATGCTTCGGTCCAGAAAATGGATCAACGCCAACTTTCATGGCTTTATGACGTTGAGGAGAAGGAGGAAGAGGTATCATGA
- a CDS encoding GNAT family N-acetyltransferase, which translates to MITLKTGQTITPEQLAEVFKASTINRPTEDLQRLEAMLQHSNLLVTAWDEDRLVGVARSLTDFSYCCYLSDLAVDRDYQAQGIGRKLIEKTKEEIGEKSALILRASEEAMAYYPKIGFDHVDNCFVIPRSF; encoded by the coding sequence ATGATTACATTGAAAACGGGACAGACCATCACACCAGAGCAGCTTGCGGAGGTTTTTAAAGCGTCGACGATTAATCGTCCAACAGAAGATTTACAGAGATTGGAGGCGATGCTTCAGCACAGCAATTTGCTGGTGACGGCTTGGGATGAAGATCGATTAGTTGGTGTGGCGAGAAGCTTAACGGATTTTAGTTATTGCTGTTATTTATCTGATTTAGCTGTTGATCGAGACTATCAAGCCCAGGGAATTGGCCGGAAGTTAATCGAAAAAACGAAAGAAGAGATTGGCGAAAAGAGTGCATTAATTTTACGAGCATCAGAAGAAGCGATGGCGTACTATCCGAAAATCGGGTTTGACCATGTGGACAATTGTTTCGTGATTCCAAGATCGTTTTAA
- a CDS encoding DNA topology modulation protein, whose protein sequence is MKKIVLIGSGGAGKSTLARQLSEKLNIEVFHLDALHWKPNWEMTSREEQEETQHSLVEKDEWIIDGHYGGTLPIRLQACDTIIYLDMPRSVCVYRAIKRYRMYRHKTRPDMHEGCEEKLDPAFLKWIWDFQKKKRPAILEMIDRYSEGRQVFILKSKREVEAFMAK, encoded by the coding sequence ATGAAAAAAATCGTGCTTATTGGTTCGGGAGGAGCTGGAAAATCGACACTTGCTAGACAATTGAGTGAGAAATTGAACATTGAAGTCTTTCATCTCGATGCTCTCCACTGGAAGCCGAATTGGGAAATGACTTCTCGAGAAGAGCAGGAAGAGACGCAACATTCACTGGTCGAAAAAGATGAGTGGATTATTGATGGGCACTACGGTGGAACGTTGCCGATTCGATTACAAGCATGCGACACGATTATCTATTTAGATATGCCAAGAAGTGTCTGTGTCTATCGAGCTATCAAAAGGTATCGGATGTATCGCCACAAAACCAGGCCGGATATGCATGAAGGGTGCGAAGAAAAATTAGACCCAGCATTTTTAAAATGGATTTGGGATTTCCAGAAAAAGAAGCGACCAGCTATTTTAGAGATGATTGATCGCTATTCGGAGGGAAGGCAGGTCTTTATTCTAAAATCGAAGCGAGAAGTCGAGGCATTTATGGCGAAGTGA
- a CDS encoding PhnD/SsuA/transferrin family substrate-binding protein, translating to MKKYFLLAGLSFLLVGCGEVASEVTAEENENETDEKQDWPETLRFADTGLEGLEELQREFGPFKDALEEVLDLEIEFFAVNDRIIGATALEYDQVDVLLAGPSEYAQIKSVVPDAEPIVGIERADYHAAIIVHEDSEYETLDDIKGASIAMKDAGSTSGHIGPSQILIEAGFDLDQDVSIQLLDGARIEAFKNHDVDVLATGIKDYQQMIEEDGDGKYRLLAEGEPLPNDVFVASPALDDAFVEELTAAILENQDVILSSILETGENDKYMEGQFVDAEDSDYDSMREAYRVLGMELD from the coding sequence ATGAAAAAGTATTTCCTTTTGGCGGGTTTGTCGTTTTTGTTAGTCGGGTGTGGAGAAGTTGCAAGTGAGGTAACGGCTGAAGAAAATGAAAACGAAACGGATGAAAAGCAAGATTGGCCGGAGACGTTGCGATTTGCGGATACGGGTTTGGAAGGTCTTGAAGAGTTACAGCGTGAGTTTGGCCCTTTTAAAGATGCGCTTGAAGAGGTGCTTGATCTCGAAATAGAATTCTTTGCGGTGAATGATCGTATTATTGGCGCAACGGCATTAGAGTATGATCAAGTGGATGTCTTGCTTGCAGGTCCGTCGGAATATGCACAAATTAAATCGGTTGTTCCTGACGCTGAGCCAATTGTTGGAATTGAACGAGCTGATTATCATGCGGCTATTATTGTGCATGAAGATAGTGAGTACGAAACGCTAGACGATATAAAAGGTGCTTCGATTGCGATGAAAGATGCAGGTTCAACAAGTGGTCATATCGGTCCTAGTCAAATCTTAATCGAAGCTGGATTTGATCTTGATCAAGATGTGTCGATTCAACTTCTAGATGGTGCACGAATTGAAGCGTTTAAGAATCATGATGTGGATGTTTTAGCAACTGGAATAAAAGATTACCAACAAATGATAGAAGAGGATGGGGACGGGAAATATCGCTTACTTGCTGAAGGAGAGCCTCTTCCGAATGATGTGTTTGTTGCTTCCCCGGCGCTAGATGATGCTTTCGTGGAAGAATTAACAGCAGCCATTCTTGAAAATCAAGATGTTATCCTATCAAGCATTCTTGAGACGGGTGAGAATGATAAATACATGGAAGGTCAGTTTGTTGACGCGGAGGACAGCGACTATGATTCTATGCGTGAAGCGTACCGCGTTCTTGGAATGGAGCTTGATTAA
- a CDS encoding transglutaminase-like domain-containing protein, with product MKKINILESNNHLPLSNLTYLRTNEEELDQLRGYVYRHLNVGSTDEWEVFLTVMNWVHQRFDHDGINSGEHLSSRDILKEAEAAKSFRCAEYAKVTSDILLALGYVTRVVRVFSEAADYGGIGQSHVVIEVWSGHLKKWLFLDPQFNSYATVNDTPLSYEEFSCSFQDASIHVLSINGPSVKQYEGFIKSYFGYVSTSILLNQQVVDLFLHVRSERQLLAFQFMQLSHAIFTHDTDRFYADPTQTTILFNYKDPVIPEDIITTYGLKEHKDFENNMHLFAVEPHFTLTFHTIHPGHETFEVRLNESEPVQISGNSVDWNASEGLNQVEVVSINQKGIKGSETKIRIGYSGD from the coding sequence TTGAAAAAAATCAACATTCTAGAATCGAACAACCACCTGCCGCTATCAAACCTTACGTATCTTCGAACAAATGAAGAAGAGTTAGATCAGCTGCGAGGATATGTGTATCGACATCTTAACGTCGGTTCAACGGACGAATGGGAAGTCTTCCTTACAGTTATGAACTGGGTCCACCAACGCTTTGATCATGATGGGATCAATAGTGGCGAGCATCTCTCATCTCGAGATATTTTAAAAGAAGCGGAGGCGGCAAAATCCTTTCGATGTGCAGAATACGCGAAAGTAACGAGCGATATCCTGCTCGCTTTAGGGTACGTCACTCGTGTTGTTCGCGTGTTTAGTGAAGCAGCAGATTATGGTGGAATTGGCCAGTCCCATGTTGTGATAGAAGTTTGGTCCGGTCATTTGAAAAAATGGCTCTTTTTAGATCCGCAATTCAATAGCTATGCCACAGTCAACGACACGCCTTTAAGTTACGAGGAGTTTTCTTGTTCCTTTCAAGACGCATCCATCCATGTCTTATCTATAAATGGTCCATCGGTCAAACAGTATGAAGGTTTTATCAAATCTTATTTTGGCTATGTAAGCACCTCTATTTTGCTGAATCAACAAGTTGTCGACCTATTTTTACATGTAAGAAGTGAGCGTCAGCTTCTAGCATTCCAATTTATGCAGCTGTCACATGCTATTTTTACACATGATACAGACCGATTTTATGCCGATCCCACGCAAACAACTATCCTTTTTAATTATAAAGATCCAGTGATTCCCGAAGACATTATTACAACTTATGGGTTGAAGGAGCATAAAGATTTTGAGAACAACATGCACTTGTTCGCTGTTGAACCTCACTTTACGTTGACGTTCCACACCATTCATCCTGGTCATGAAACATTTGAAGTGCGTTTAAATGAGAGTGAACCTGTTCAAATTTCAGGCAATTCAGTTGATTGGAATGCGTCAGAAGGGTTGAACCAAGTGGAGGTGGTATCCATAAATCAAAAAGGGATTAAAGGATCGGAAACGAAAATACGTATAGGCTATTCGGGTGATTGA
- a CDS encoding NUDIX domain-containing protein, whose protein sequence is MIYRRKTYKMDPEKVEAFTAFFHTYLYPNQIRHGAKLIGRWVNETQTEITAIWAYPSKEVYQQIEEQIRTSALHKEAQQKRRELEPLYLEKEETFLTSTVKNDPPKHILSVSGYITNQDGDVLLVRNHHRYDTYEMPGGQVEEGETLEEAIHREVKEETGVEITLGGITGIYQNRTLGVTCVVFRGKLKSGVPRPAPGETAEVFFTALNEEKIHALITREAFRTRVFDAMKGKYLPYETYFVKPYELLSRFDPEEEA, encoded by the coding sequence GTGATTTATAGACGAAAAACGTATAAAATGGACCCTGAAAAAGTAGAAGCATTTACTGCTTTCTTTCATACTTATTTATACCCGAACCAAATACGTCATGGGGCAAAACTTATTGGCCGATGGGTTAATGAAACTCAAACTGAAATTACAGCGATTTGGGCGTACCCGAGTAAGGAAGTCTATCAACAAATAGAAGAACAAATACGTACGAGTGCGCTGCACAAAGAGGCTCAACAAAAACGACGTGAGCTTGAGCCGTTATACTTAGAAAAGGAAGAAACTTTTTTAACAAGTACAGTCAAAAATGATCCGCCTAAACACATTCTTTCTGTGAGTGGGTATATTACAAATCAGGATGGAGACGTGTTGCTTGTTCGAAATCATCATCGCTACGACACGTATGAAATGCCTGGTGGTCAAGTTGAAGAGGGAGAAACCCTTGAAGAAGCGATACATCGTGAAGTGAAAGAGGAAACAGGAGTCGAGATTACGTTAGGCGGAATAACAGGAATCTATCAGAACAGAACGCTTGGTGTGACCTGTGTTGTGTTTCGAGGAAAATTAAAGTCTGGTGTTCCGAGACCAGCGCCAGGAGAAACGGCAGAAGTATTTTTTACGGCATTAAATGAAGAGAAAATTCATGCACTTATTACACGTGAAGCCTTTAGGACAAGAGTATTTGATGCGATGAAAGGAAAGTATCTACCCTATGAAACCTATTTTGTGAAGCCATATGAGCTTTTAAGTCGCTTCGATCCTGAAGAAGAGGCGTAA
- a CDS encoding TetR/AcrR family transcriptional regulator translates to MLSNRNRTYKKTRYALIQALITLMDKNAYKEITVSEIVDKAAVSRQSFYRHFDGKEDVIQSYFDELCEQFLSSINEKKDMHIHDVLLAYFQFWADHRILVLTLYKHGDRTIVDISHYLKALAHLMFQHKTMSSYEQQFIVGGMFSVKLHWIQEGMHLSPEELTRHIIKSIPSD, encoded by the coding sequence ATGCTCTCAAACCGCAATCGCACATACAAAAAAACACGCTATGCCCTCATACAAGCGCTTATAACATTAATGGACAAAAACGCCTATAAAGAGATCACCGTTAGCGAAATTGTGGATAAAGCAGCCGTTTCGAGACAATCATTTTACCGCCACTTTGATGGAAAAGAAGACGTCATTCAAAGTTATTTTGACGAGCTGTGCGAACAATTTCTCTCATCGATCAATGAAAAAAAGGACATGCACATACATGATGTCCTCTTAGCATATTTTCAGTTTTGGGCAGACCATCGCATCCTTGTGTTAACCCTTTATAAACATGGTGACCGTACCATTGTAGACATTAGCCATTATTTAAAAGCATTGGCGCATCTGATGTTCCAGCATAAGACCATGTCTTCTTATGAGCAGCAATTTATCGTCGGCGGCATGTTTTCCGTAAAGCTTCACTGGATTCAAGAAGGGATGCACCTTTCGCCTGAAGAACTAACAAGACACATCATCAAGTCAATTCCTTCCGATTAA
- a CDS encoding class I SAM-dependent methyltransferase, with protein sequence MTSEDLNQFYNRIGKEIGWYFSQVNTTSTGVKWSFYNRVKQLSKPTDTILDLGTGGGENILKLAPAVAHVDAVDQSPTMIQTARTNQQRLKIKNVTFHEMASEEIEFLKQSYELVSCCHAPFSAKAVERVVSENGIFLTQQVSEGDKVNLKECFGRGQAFGVKDGTLKETYMDALKAAGFKEVFAQDYNAVEYYKSDEDLRFLLTHTPIIDHFGKEEDDEKHFQTYLARYQTENGIETNSKRFMIIARR encoded by the coding sequence ATGACGAGTGAAGACTTAAATCAATTTTACAATCGAATTGGAAAAGAAATAGGCTGGTATTTCAGTCAAGTAAATACAACGTCAACAGGTGTGAAATGGAGTTTTTATAATCGAGTAAAGCAACTGTCAAAGCCAACGGACACAATACTAGACTTAGGAACCGGTGGCGGAGAAAATATTTTAAAGCTGGCTCCAGCCGTGGCTCATGTTGATGCTGTGGATCAATCGCCAACAATGATACAAACAGCACGAACGAATCAACAGCGCTTAAAAATTAAAAATGTCACCTTTCACGAGATGGCGTCTGAAGAAATAGAATTTTTAAAGCAATCGTACGAGCTGGTCTCCTGCTGTCATGCTCCCTTTTCTGCGAAGGCGGTAGAGCGTGTAGTAAGTGAGAACGGGATTTTCCTTACGCAGCAAGTTAGTGAAGGCGACAAGGTTAATCTAAAAGAGTGCTTCGGCAGAGGGCAGGCATTTGGTGTCAAAGATGGAACATTAAAAGAAACGTATATGGATGCATTGAAAGCAGCAGGATTTAAAGAGGTTTTCGCCCAAGACTATAACGCAGTTGAGTACTATAAATCAGATGAAGATTTACGCTTTTTGCTGACACATACACCAATTATCGATCATTTCGGCAAGGAGGAAGATGATGAAAAGCATTTTCAAACCTATCTTGCTCGTTATCAAACAGAAAATGGGATCGAAACAAATTCAAAACGATTTATGATCATAGCCAGAAGGTGA
- the phnE gene encoding phosphonate ABC transporter, permease protein PhnE gives MSEMTNSHMPPRFKRPSLLTWLGWLVFLTLFIMGIQHGGVSIDRLSTGFVNMIHFISTAFPPDPSRFSSISAAMYETFQIALVGTVFGVIISLPVALLASRNTTIHPFVGYATKGIVSVLRTIPDLVWALIFVISIGLGPLAGILTITVDTIGFCARFFSERIEEIEKGPSEALESTGGSKLGVMSGSILPIGFASFVGTSLFSVEKAVRSAVILGLVGAGGIGVELSTSMTLRRFDEALMIIILILVVVIVVEQVSQRIRKRLI, from the coding sequence ATGAGCGAGATGACCAACAGCCATATGCCTCCTCGCTTTAAGCGTCCTTCCCTTCTTACTTGGCTGGGGTGGCTGGTATTTTTAACATTATTTATAATGGGCATTCAGCACGGTGGTGTTTCCATTGATCGTTTAAGTACGGGCTTTGTCAATATGATTCATTTTATCTCAACGGCTTTTCCACCTGATCCATCACGGTTTTCTTCTATATCTGCGGCGATGTATGAGACGTTTCAAATTGCCTTAGTCGGCACGGTTTTTGGTGTCATCATCAGTTTGCCTGTCGCGCTACTAGCATCAAGGAACACAACGATTCACCCTTTTGTTGGTTATGCAACAAAAGGGATTGTATCTGTGTTGCGTACGATACCAGACTTAGTTTGGGCCTTAATCTTTGTAATTTCGATTGGCCTTGGTCCGTTAGCAGGGATATTGACCATTACCGTTGATACAATCGGTTTCTGCGCCAGATTTTTTTCGGAGCGAATTGAAGAAATTGAAAAGGGACCTTCTGAAGCGCTCGAATCAACAGGTGGGTCGAAGCTAGGTGTAATGTCAGGATCGATTCTACCAATCGGATTTGCTTCTTTTGTTGGCACAAGTCTTTTTAGTGTAGAGAAGGCAGTTCGCTCCGCTGTAATCCTTGGTCTAGTAGGTGCTGGCGGGATTGGTGTAGAGCTGTCGACTTCGATGACGCTCAGACGGTTTGATGAAGCGTTGATGATTATCATCTTGATCCTGGTCGTTGTCATAGTAGTTGAGCAAGTGTCGCAACGCATTCGCAAGCGACTAATTTAG